A stretch of DNA from Aurantiacibacter atlanticus:
TGTCACAGCGTCCAGCGCATCAACATGTTTCAGTCCAAGTGCGGTGCAACGTTCTTCCAGCCGCTGCCGGATCTCCTCATTGACCAATGTATAAAGAACCAGGCCGGGCTTGGACTTGAACTCATCGACAATGCGTTCGAGATGCTGTTGCGAGCGGACCATCGGCCAGAAATGACGGGTGACATCGCTATCTTCAAATTGCGCGAGCGCAGCCTTGGCGATCATTTCGAGCGTTTCGCCAGTTGAGTCTGACAGCAGGTGGAGATTGAGTTTTGTCATGTGGATAGACTTGCGCATAAACCACGGGAGAGATTGGCTAACAAGATGGTGATTGAATTGCATCCCCGCTGCCGGCCGTTTTGCAAGCAGAGTCATGCGCAGGCTGGCCCAATCTTCCCCTGCCTGTGGGTAGCGGGGAGAAGCTTCGCTTGACGCGGCAGGCCAACGAGTCGATGCGGCGGTCAAGATTGCCGATTGCGGGATATCTCCGGTGATCCACCGGTATCCCCGCAATCCACAGGCCCTACAAACTACAGAATCCTCTTAATATATATATTTATTTATTGGATTGGACCCATTCAGGATGCCCGGACCCCTACTTGAAAACCTGCTAGGAACGCGAACCCAGAAGCGTCCGGTGTGGCTTATGCGACAGGCTGGGCGCTATCTTCCCGAATATCGTGAATTACGGGCAGAAAAGGGCGGATTTCTGGAACTCGTCTACGATAGCGAGGCCGCCGCCGAAGTTACCTTGCAGCCGATCCGCCGTTTCGGGTTTGACGGGGCGATCCTGTTTTCCGACATTCTGATCGTGCCGCATGCGCTGGGGCAGGATCTGTGGTTCGAAGCGGGGGAAGGGCCTCGCCTTGCCCCGCCGCTGGTCGATGGTGTCTGGCAAAAACTGGGAAGCGCGCATCACCATTTTGATCCGGTTTATCGCACGGTGCAATTGTCGCGCGCCCGGCTGGATGAGGATGTCACCATGCTCGGTTTCATCGGTTCTCCGTGGACTGTGGCGACATATATGGTGGCAGGTCAGGGATCGAAGGATCAGGGCGTAGCCCGCGCGCTGGCCTATCGTGATCCTGCCGCATTCCAGTCTTTGGTAGACGCGATTGAGGCGGCCAGTCTGGAATATCTTATCGGACAGATTGATGCCGGTGTCGAAGCGGTGCAATTATTCGATAGCTGGGCAGGATCGCTCAGCCCGGACCAGTTTGAACGCTGGGTCATTGCGCCCAATGCGAGGCTTGCCGCCGTCATTCACGATGCACGGCCGGGCATACCGGTCATCGGCTTTCCGAAGGGTGCAGGGGCCAAACTGCCAGCCTATGCGCGCGAGACGGGTGTCGA
This window harbors:
- the hemE gene encoding uroporphyrinogen decarboxylase, which encodes MPGPLLENLLGTRTQKRPVWLMRQAGRYLPEYRELRAEKGGFLELVYDSEAAAEVTLQPIRRFGFDGAILFSDILIVPHALGQDLWFEAGEGPRLAPPLVDGVWQKLGSAHHHFDPVYRTVQLSRARLDEDVTMLGFIGSPWTVATYMVAGQGSKDQGVARALAYRDPAAFQSLVDAIEAASLEYLIGQIDAGVEAVQLFDSWAGSLSPDQFERWVIAPNARLAAVIHDARPGIPVIGFPKGAGAKLPAYARETGVDAIGVDETVDPIWIASELPDNMAVQGNLDPMLLLAGGEALDTQVRKICEAFASRPHIFNLGHGINKETPIAHVEQLLGVLRS